A single Thermaerobacter sp. FW80 DNA region contains:
- a CDS encoding heavy metal translocating P-type ATPase, translating into MSTDTRRERMQSYVLEGMDCASCAQRIEDALRREPGLEEATVSFATGSVLLPPERVERAREIIARVEPGVRLVPPRQDTGAAARNGTLQESVLPHGPHPAPGAAAHPAGEAVARATGEAVAPGSSAKERTGATGQAERPAEEEERHSTYRRLAAIGLATLAFLAATFLHPRLEGTSLALAVDAALLAVYVWVGHGVIGAALRNARRGQFFDENFLMTLATAGAIAIHELPEAVAVMLFYTVGEFFQDLAVQRSRRSIRALMDLRPDYAHVRRNGEILRVPPEAVAVGEEIVVRPGERIPLDGEVVEGSSFADTSALTGESVPRRVEPGDEVMAGMVNTRGLLTVRVSRPFGESSVAKILRLVETAAARKAPTERFITTFSRYYTPAVVAAALAVAVIPPLVVPGAAFGDWLRRALVLLVISCPCALVISIPLGYFGGLGGASRRGVLVKGSNYLDALTRLDTVVWDKTGTLTRGVFKVVEVTPFNGFSRDRVLELAAHAEAFSSHPIAASIAEAYGRAVERSRVAGYEEVAGHGVRARVDGQLVVAGNDRLLHREDIPHETCEAEGTVVYVAVDGVLAGRIVIADEIKPEAAAAVRALRELGVRRQVMLTGDDRSVAEKVAAALGLDEVRANLLPEDKVEAVERLDAERRREGRIGALAFVGDGINDAPVLTRADIGVAMGGLGSDAAIEAADVVIMDDSPARLATAVSVARATRRIVKQNIAFALGVKLIFVLLGAAGVASMWEAVFADVGVSLLAILNATRVLRAG; encoded by the coding sequence GTGAGCACGGACACACGGCGAGAACGCATGCAAAGCTATGTCCTGGAGGGCATGGACTGCGCCAGCTGCGCGCAGCGGATCGAGGATGCCCTGCGCCGCGAGCCGGGCCTGGAAGAAGCCACCGTGAGCTTCGCCACGGGGTCCGTCCTCCTGCCCCCGGAGCGGGTCGAGCGCGCCCGGGAGATCATCGCCCGCGTCGAACCGGGGGTCCGGCTCGTCCCGCCGCGTCAGGATACCGGGGCTGCCGCCCGGAACGGGACTCTTCAGGAGAGCGTTCTTCCCCACGGGCCGCACCCGGCGCCGGGCGCGGCGGCCCATCCCGCGGGGGAAGCCGTGGCAAGGGCCACCGGGGAGGCGGTGGCGCCTGGTTCTTCCGCCAAGGAAAGGACGGGCGCGACGGGCCAGGCGGAGCGGCCGGCTGAAGAGGAGGAACGTCACTCCACCTACCGCCGCCTGGCGGCCATCGGCCTGGCCACCCTGGCATTCCTGGCGGCGACCTTCCTCCACCCCCGGCTGGAGGGCACGTCCCTCGCCCTGGCGGTGGACGCCGCCTTGCTGGCCGTTTACGTGTGGGTCGGCCACGGCGTGATCGGGGCCGCCCTGCGCAACGCGCGGCGCGGGCAGTTCTTCGACGAGAACTTCCTGATGACCCTGGCCACCGCGGGCGCCATCGCCATCCACGAGCTGCCCGAGGCGGTGGCGGTCATGCTGTTCTACACCGTCGGCGAGTTCTTCCAGGACCTGGCCGTGCAGCGCTCCCGGCGCTCCATCCGGGCCCTGATGGACCTCCGGCCCGACTACGCCCACGTGCGGCGGAACGGCGAGATCTTGCGCGTCCCGCCCGAGGCGGTGGCCGTGGGCGAGGAAATCGTGGTCCGGCCCGGCGAGCGCATCCCCCTGGACGGGGAAGTGGTGGAGGGCTCGTCCTTCGCGGACACCTCCGCCCTCACGGGAGAATCGGTACCCCGGCGGGTGGAACCCGGCGACGAAGTGATGGCGGGCATGGTCAACACCCGGGGCCTGCTCACCGTGCGGGTCAGCCGGCCCTTCGGCGAGTCGTCGGTGGCCAAGATCCTTCGGCTGGTGGAGACGGCGGCCGCCCGCAAGGCGCCCACGGAGCGGTTCATCACCACCTTCTCGCGCTATTACACGCCGGCGGTCGTGGCGGCGGCCCTGGCCGTCGCGGTGATCCCCCCGCTGGTGGTGCCCGGGGCGGCGTTCGGCGACTGGCTCCGGCGGGCGCTGGTCCTGCTGGTGATCTCGTGTCCGTGCGCGCTGGTGATCTCGATCCCGCTGGGTTACTTCGGCGGCCTGGGCGGCGCCTCGCGGCGGGGCGTGCTGGTCAAGGGCTCCAACTACCTGGACGCCCTGACGCGCCTGGACACCGTGGTCTGGGACAAGACGGGCACGCTGACGCGGGGCGTCTTCAAGGTGGTGGAGGTCACGCCCTTCAACGGGTTCTCCCGCGACCGGGTCCTGGAGCTGGCCGCCCACGCCGAGGCCTTTTCCAGCCACCCCATCGCCGCCTCCATCGCCGAGGCCTACGGCCGGGCCGTAGAGCGGTCGCGCGTGGCGGGCTACGAAGAGGTCGCGGGCCACGGCGTGCGTGCCCGCGTGGACGGGCAACTGGTCGTTGCCGGCAACGACCGGCTCTTGCACCGTGAGGACATCCCCCACGAGACCTGCGAGGCCGAGGGCACGGTGGTCTACGTGGCGGTGGACGGCGTGCTGGCGGGACGCATCGTCATCGCCGACGAAATCAAGCCCGAGGCGGCGGCGGCCGTGCGCGCCCTGCGGGAACTGGGTGTCCGGCGCCAGGTCATGCTGACGGGGGACGACCGGTCCGTCGCCGAGAAGGTGGCCGCGGCCCTGGGCCTGGACGAGGTGCGCGCCAACCTGCTGCCCGAGGACAAGGTGGAGGCCGTGGAGCGGCTGGACGCCGAGCGGCGCCGCGAGGGACGAATCGGCGCCCTCGCCTTCGTCGGGGACGGCATCAACGACGCGCCGGTGCTGACCCGGGCGGACATCGGCGTGGCCATGGGCGGCCTCGGCTCCGACGCGGCCATCGAGGCGGCCGACGTGGTCATCATGGACGACAGCCCGGCCAGGCTGGCGACGGCCGTGTCCGTGGCCCGGGCCACGCGGCGCATCGTGAAGCAGAACATCGCCTTCGCCCTCGGGGTCAAGTTGATCTTCGTCCTCCTGGGGGCCGCCGGCGTGGCCTCCATGTGGGAGGCGGTCTTCGCCGACGTCGGCGTCTCCCTGCTGGCCATCCTCAACGCCACCCGCGTTCTCCGCGCGGGGTAG
- a CDS encoding metalloregulator ArsR/SmtB family transcription factor: protein MTTAREGARNDVCSSFDPNGERVTALRERLVEVAGLSELFRALADETRTKILYLLADEELCVCDLAAILDLSLPAVSHHLRLLKTMRLVKYRREGKNVYYSLADEHVLRLIQVAQEHYEEER from the coding sequence GTGACCACAGCGCGGGAAGGAGCCCGCAATGACGTGTGCTCGAGCTTCGACCCCAACGGCGAGCGCGTCACTGCCCTGCGCGAGCGACTCGTGGAAGTGGCGGGTCTGTCCGAGTTGTTCCGGGCCCTGGCCGACGAGACGCGGACCAAGATCCTCTACCTGCTGGCGGACGAGGAACTCTGCGTCTGTGACCTGGCGGCCATCCTCGACCTCAGCCTGCCCGCCGTCTCCCATCACCTGCGCTTGCTGAAGACCATGCGCCTGGTGAAGTACCGGCGGGAGGGCAAGAACGTCTACTATTCCCTGGCCGACGAGCACGTCTTGCGGCTTATCCAGGTGGCCCAGGAGCATTACGAAGAAGAACGCTGA
- a CDS encoding DDE-type integrase/transposase/recombinase, translated as MSLASRREYLATMRERYWAARTRRERTEILNEVQQVCGYHRKYAIRVLRQATPPAPAKRRRKRALRYLEALPVIARIWEALDYPCAERLHPVLLPMAEHLAAHGEVVLTDAVREALQKISRATLARRLAAMPSPKPRRRLPRPRPGLLQSQIPMATYDWDEARPGALEVDLVEHNGGSTAGQYAYTLSMVDIVTGWSRRRALLGRSQRAVHEAIQDLIAQWPYPVWGLHTDNGAEFVNHHLQRYAKVHHLTFTRSRPYRKNDNAHVEQRNRQLVREIVGYARYDRPEQVEQLNRLYARLDLYANLFLPTRKLKNKVRDGARVRKSYDAARPPLDRILERDVLSPEERARWLALRQSLNPLKLHRELDDLIAGLQQPPETAMSAD; from the coding sequence ATGTCGCTCGCCAGCCGCCGGGAGTATCTCGCCACCATGCGAGAACGGTATTGGGCGGCCCGAACCCGCCGGGAACGAACCGAGATCCTGAACGAAGTCCAGCAAGTCTGTGGGTATCACCGCAAGTACGCGATCCGGGTCCTCCGACAGGCCACGCCGCCGGCCCCGGCCAAGCGCCGTCGCAAGCGGGCCCTGCGCTACCTCGAGGCCTTGCCGGTCATCGCACGGATCTGGGAAGCACTGGACTACCCTTGCGCCGAACGGCTTCACCCGGTGCTCTTGCCCATGGCCGAGCACCTGGCCGCCCACGGGGAAGTCGTCCTCACAGACGCCGTGCGCGAGGCCCTCCAGAAGATCAGCCGCGCCACCCTGGCCCGCCGCCTCGCTGCGATGCCCTCGCCCAAGCCGCGCCGTCGGCTTCCTCGTCCGCGACCGGGGCTTCTGCAAAGCCAGATCCCCATGGCCACCTACGACTGGGACGAAGCCCGGCCCGGGGCCTTGGAGGTCGATCTGGTCGAACATAACGGCGGCTCGACCGCCGGCCAGTACGCGTACACCCTCAGCATGGTCGACATCGTGACGGGCTGGAGCCGCCGCCGCGCCTTGCTCGGCCGAAGCCAGCGCGCCGTCCACGAAGCCATCCAGGACCTGATCGCCCAATGGCCCTATCCCGTCTGGGGCCTGCACACCGACAACGGTGCCGAGTTCGTCAACCATCACCTGCAGCGGTACGCCAAGGTACACCACCTGACGTTCACCCGCAGCCGCCCCTATCGCAAGAACGACAACGCCCACGTCGAGCAGCGCAACCGCCAGCTGGTCCGGGAGATCGTCGGCTATGCCCGCTACGACCGCCCCGAGCAGGTCGAACAGCTCAACCGGCTCTACGCCCGCTTGGACCTCTACGCCAACCTGTTCCTCCCAACCCGGAAACTCAAGAACAAGGTCCGGGACGGCGCCCGGGTGCGCAAATCCTACGACGCCGCCCGGCCCCCGCTGGATCGCATCCTCGAGCGCGACGTGCTCTCGCCCGAGGAACGGGCGCGCTGGCTGGCCCTTCGCCAGTCTCTCAACCCCCTAAAGCTCCATCGGGAGCTGGACGACCTGATCGCTGGCCTCCAGCAACCCCCGGAAACGGCCATGTCCGCCGATTGA
- a CDS encoding transposase, producing the protein MAYNFRPVNRDQLYLLPPSLRDWLPEDHLAWFLIDAVEQMNLRAFYEKYRVDGWGGESYDPTMMVTLLLYAYCVGERSSRRIERLCLEDVAFRVITANQKPDPVTIARFRRRHERELAALFTQVLRLCREAGLGKVGVVALDGTKMKANASLAANRTYDVIRQEVEKMLREAEATDREEEERYGPGRRGDELPEELRSRQSRLERLKACKRRLEDEAAREAARLQARIEERKAQEQATGKRRRGRKPKAPDASVDPAAKANVTDPDSRILKTRQGFVQGYNAQAVVTEDQLIVAAAVTQDANDVGQLHPMLQQAQANLRAAGVDKPIRAVVADAGAWSEANVRQAPVEGPELFLATSKEWKQRQAWKDAPPPRGRIPKGLSLRERMERKLRTRRGQAIYAKRSQTVEPVFGQIKTVRGADRFLRRGLAACDSEWKLLCLTHNLLKLWRKVTKGSASSPFGWMAAALA; encoded by the coding sequence ATGGCCTACAACTTTCGCCCGGTGAACCGTGACCAACTGTACCTGCTCCCACCGAGCCTTCGCGACTGGCTGCCTGAGGACCACCTGGCCTGGTTTCTGATCGACGCCGTCGAGCAGATGAACCTGCGGGCTTTCTACGAGAAGTACCGCGTCGACGGTTGGGGCGGAGAGAGTTACGACCCGACCATGATGGTGACGCTGCTGCTGTACGCCTACTGCGTCGGCGAACGGTCGAGCCGGCGGATCGAGCGGTTGTGCCTCGAGGACGTGGCCTTCCGGGTGATCACCGCCAACCAGAAGCCGGATCCCGTGACCATCGCCCGCTTCCGCCGGCGCCATGAGCGGGAGCTGGCCGCGCTGTTCACCCAGGTGCTGCGGCTGTGCCGCGAGGCGGGGCTCGGGAAGGTGGGCGTGGTCGCCCTTGACGGGACGAAGATGAAGGCCAACGCCTCGCTGGCGGCCAACCGAACGTATGATGTGATTCGCCAGGAAGTGGAGAAGATGCTCCGGGAGGCGGAGGCCACGGACCGGGAAGAAGAGGAGCGGTACGGCCCCGGGCGCCGTGGGGATGAGTTGCCGGAGGAACTGCGCTCCCGCCAGAGCCGGCTGGAGCGGCTGAAGGCATGCAAGCGGCGGCTGGAGGACGAGGCGGCCCGGGAAGCGGCTCGGCTGCAGGCACGCATCGAGGAGCGGAAGGCGCAGGAGCAGGCGACCGGCAAGAGGCGGCGGGGGCGGAAGCCGAAGGCGCCGGATGCCTCGGTGGATCCGGCGGCCAAGGCCAACGTGACGGATCCGGACAGCCGGATCCTCAAGACCCGGCAGGGCTTTGTGCAAGGGTACAACGCCCAGGCGGTGGTGACCGAAGACCAGCTCATCGTGGCCGCGGCGGTGACGCAGGACGCCAACGACGTGGGCCAACTCCACCCGATGCTCCAGCAGGCGCAAGCCAACCTGCGGGCAGCAGGAGTGGACAAACCCATCCGGGCCGTGGTGGCCGACGCGGGGGCCTGGAGCGAGGCGAACGTCAGACAGGCGCCGGTCGAGGGGCCGGAACTTTTCCTGGCGACGAGTAAAGAGTGGAAGCAGCGCCAAGCCTGGAAGGATGCACCCCCTCCGCGGGGCCGGATCCCCAAGGGGCTGAGCCTGCGGGAGCGGATGGAACGCAAGCTGCGGACCCGGCGAGGACAGGCGATCTACGCCAAGCGCAGCCAGACCGTGGAGCCGGTGTTCGGGCAGATCAAGACCGTGCGAGGCGCCGACCGGTTCCTCCGTCGGGGTCTGGCGGCGTGTGACAGCGAGTGGAAGCTGCTCTGCCTGACCCATAACTTGCTGAAGCTCTGGCGGAAGGTAACGAAGGGGTCCGCATCCTCACCCTTTGGTTGGATGGCGGCCGCGTTGGCGTAG
- a CDS encoding IS1182 family transposase produces the protein MAYNFRPVNRDQLYLLPPSLRDWLPEDHLAWFLIDAVEQMDLRAFYEKYRADGWGGESYDPTMMVTLLLYAYCVGERSSRRIERLCLEDVAFRVITANQKPDHVTIARFRQRHARELAELFTQVLRLCREAGLGKVGVVALDGTKMKANASLAANRTYDAIRQEVEKMLREAEATDREEDERYGPGRRGDELPEELRHRASRLERLKACKRRLEEEAAREAARQQARIDERKAQEQATGKKRRGRKPKAPDPSVDPAAKANITDPDSRILKTRQGFVQGYNAQAVVSEDQLIVAAAVTQDANDVGQLHPMLQQAQANLRAAGVDEPIRAVVADAGYWSEANVKQAPAEGPELFLATSKEWKHRQAVKDAPPPRGRIPKGLSLRERMERKLRTRRGQAIYAKRSQTVEPVFGQIKAVRGADRFLRRGLAACDSEWKLLCLTHNLLKLWRRVTERSASLPFRCTAAAPA, from the coding sequence ATGGCCTACAACTTCCGCCCGGTGAACCGTGACCAACTGTACCTGCTTCCACCGAGCCTTCGCGACTGGCTGCCTGAGGACCATCTGGCCTGGTTCCTGATCGATGCGGTGGAGCAGATGGACCTGCGGGCCTTTTACGAGAAGTACCGCGCCGACGGCTGGGGTGGAGAGAGTTACGACCCGACCATGATGGTGACGCTGCTGCTGTACGCCTACTGCGTCGGCGAGCGGTCGAGCCGGCGGATCGAGCGGTTGTGCCTCGAGGACGTGGCCTTCCGGGTGATCACCGCCAACCAGAAGCCGGATCACGTGACCATCGCCCGCTTCCGCCAGCGCCATGCGCGGGAACTGGCCGAGCTGTTCACGCAGGTGCTGCGGCTGTGCCGCGAGGCGGGGCTCGGGAAGGTGGGCGTGGTCGCCCTTGACGGGACGAAGATGAAGGCCAACGCCTCGCTGGCGGCCAACCGAACCTACGATGCGATTCGCCAGGAAGTGGAGAAGATGCTCCGGGAAGCGGAGGCCACGGACCGAGAAGAAGATGAGCGGTACGGCCCCGGGCGTCGTGGGGACGAGTTGCCGGAGGAGCTGCGCCACCGTGCGAGCCGGCTGGAGCGGCTAAAGGCATGCAAGCGGCGGCTGGAGGAAGAGGCGGCCCGGGAAGCCGCCCGGCAGCAGGCCCGCATCGACGAACGGAAGGCCCAGGAGCAGGCGACCGGCAAGAAGCGGCGGGGGCGGAAGCCGAAGGCGCCGGATCCCTCGGTGGATCCGGCAGCCAAGGCCAACATCACGGATCCGGACAGCCGGATCCTGAAGACCCGGCAGGGCTTTGTGCAAGGGTACAACGCCCAGGCGGTGGTGAGCGAAGACCAACTCATCGTGGCCGCGGCGGTGACGCAGGACGCCAACGACGTGGGCCAACTGCACCCGATGCTCCAGCAGGCGCAAGCCAACCTCCGGGCCGCGGGCGTGGACGAGCCCATCCGGGCCGTGGTGGCCGATGCGGGGTACTGGAGCGAGGCGAACGTGAAGCAGGCGCCGGCCGAAGGGCCGGAGCTGTTCCTGGCGACGAGCAAGGAGTGGAAGCATCGTCAGGCGGTGAAGGATGCACCCCCTCCGCGGGGCCGGATCCCCAAGGGGCTGAGCCTGCGGGAGCGGATGGAACGCAAGCTGCGGACCCGGCGAGGGCAGGCGATCTACGCCAAGCGCAGCCAGACCGTGGAGCCGGTGTTTGGGCAGATCAAGGCCGTGCGAGGCGCCGACCGGTTCCTGCGTCGCGGTCTGGCGGCGTGTGACAGCGAGTGGAAGCTGCTCTGCTTGACCCACAACTTGCTGAAGCTCTGGCGAAGGGTGACGGAGAGATCCGCGTCCTTACCCTTTCGTTGCACTGCTGCGGCGCCGGCGTAG
- a CDS encoding TIGR02391 family protein, whose translation MNYQLIAIQIGDLLKWDTSVNEIDRIARAIFNFDASRFPNDSITSVRAQRIYDWIMTLAAKKMNNDERHMLLVRFCKELAGDKYADQVVKILEKNGLPYNIVYKDELNDFLNRGFHEEVHKHSRRLFLQGNYFHAVFEAAKAYNRAVKDKSRSEKDGFQLMMDVFNSSSGVLKVTKCETETDRNVQDGIKFLSAGLMQAIRNPTAHEPAVMWPITKQDCLDILSFISFLFRQLDKATYYANEREA comes from the coding sequence GTGAATTACCAGCTTATCGCAATCCAGATTGGAGATCTGCTAAAATGGGACACTTCTGTCAACGAAATAGACAGAATTGCAAGAGCAATTTTCAACTTTGATGCATCCAGATTCCCGAATGACTCAATAACCTCCGTGCGGGCGCAACGTATTTATGATTGGATCATGACATTGGCAGCAAAGAAAATGAATAACGACGAGAGGCATATGTTACTTGTTAGGTTTTGTAAAGAGCTCGCAGGCGATAAGTACGCTGACCAAGTCGTAAAGATCCTAGAAAAGAACGGACTACCATACAACATAGTTTATAAAGATGAACTGAACGACTTCTTGAATAGGGGGTTCCACGAAGAAGTTCATAAACACTCAAGAAGACTATTTCTTCAAGGGAATTACTTCCATGCAGTCTTTGAGGCTGCCAAAGCTTATAACCGCGCGGTCAAGGATAAATCTCGGTCTGAAAAGGATGGATTCCAACTCATGATGGATGTATTCAATAGCTCAAGTGGCGTCTTGAAGGTTACTAAGTGCGAAACAGAAACAGACAGAAACGTGCAAGACGGTATTAAGTTCTTGTCCGCTGGGTTAATGCAGGCAATTAGAAATCCTACTGCCCATGAGCCAGCGGTTATGTGGCCCATAACCAAACAAGATTGTTTGGACATACTTAGCTTTATATCGTTCCTTTTTAGACAGTTAGACAAAGCAACCTACTACGCAAATGAGAGGGAGGCTTGA
- a CDS encoding RDD family protein, giving the protein MQRRLPIGACGTMASCNVATVFTVVIFRLADQFSAPSHSWLGTVDIMVTDVNGRWVSFARATGRFMAEFVFMALTFGLGYRLSAFTRRRQALHDLIAETLVIRRPAQRGAGPGGRRTL; this is encoded by the coding sequence ATGCAACGTCGCCTCCCTATTGGGGCCTGCGGGACTATGGCGTCCTGCAACGTAGCCACGGTATTCACCGTGGTTATATTTCGACTTGCAGATCAGTTCTCCGCACCAAGCCACTCTTGGTTGGGGACCGTGGACATCATGGTGACCGACGTTAACGGCCGGTGGGTATCGTTTGCGCGGGCAACGGGACGTTTCATGGCTGAGTTTGTCTTCATGGCGCTGACCTTTGGACTCGGTTACCGCCTGTCTGCCTTCACGAGGCGCAGGCAAGCGCTTCATGACCTGATCGCAGAAACCTTGGTTATCAGGCGTCCGGCACAACGGGGCGCTGGACCGGGTGGCCGGCGTACACTGTAG
- a CDS encoding IS256 family transposase: protein MSRIPPSQQLAELARQLAAQAREGTEVEDLTHALVRLGARKLIQELLEAEVTELLGRGRYERREPGQEGARNGYKPRTLRCAEGRLEIDVPQVRGMEGLCQPTLWRALKRRTDVLERLVVEMYARGLSTRDIEDALAELAGSEAPLLSRSTVSRITEALHEEFEAFAQRDLSGLDVVYLFADAIYESLRRQAGCREGILVTWAILSDGSKVLVHLSLGNKERYEDWLEHFRDLVRRGLKTPLTVTTDGAPGLIQAVEAMWPEAERIRCWVHKMRNVLDKVPEEARPVLKPYLEAIRDAPDIEQGRRLVAEVVERFGREYPSAMRSLQEDLEASLAHLRLPAAHRKHVRTTNLVERSFEEERRRAKVIPRFRSERECLKLVFAVLWRASERWRRVQFSEHERKQLERYIEERQRQRAAQKEVSPAATVA, encoded by the coding sequence ATGTCCAGGATACCACCCAGCCAGCAGTTGGCGGAGCTGGCCCGGCAGCTGGCCGCGCAGGCCCGGGAGGGTACGGAGGTCGAGGACCTGACCCATGCCCTCGTCCGCCTGGGCGCCCGCAAGCTCATCCAGGAGCTGCTGGAGGCAGAGGTCACGGAGCTTTTGGGGCGCGGACGCTACGAGCGGCGCGAGCCTGGCCAGGAAGGCGCCCGCAACGGCTACAAGCCGCGGACGCTGCGTTGCGCCGAGGGGCGGCTCGAGATCGACGTCCCCCAGGTGCGGGGCATGGAGGGACTGTGCCAGCCCACGCTGTGGAGGGCCCTCAAGCGGCGGACGGACGTGCTGGAGCGCCTGGTGGTGGAGATGTACGCCCGGGGCCTCTCTACCCGGGACATCGAGGATGCGCTGGCGGAGCTGGCGGGCAGCGAAGCGCCGCTTTTGAGCCGGTCCACCGTGAGCCGGATCACCGAGGCGCTCCACGAGGAGTTCGAGGCCTTTGCCCAGCGGGACCTGTCAGGCCTCGACGTGGTGTACCTGTTCGCCGACGCCATCTACGAGTCGCTGCGCCGGCAGGCGGGCTGCCGTGAGGGCATCCTGGTCACCTGGGCCATCTTGAGCGACGGCAGCAAGGTGCTGGTGCACCTGAGCCTGGGCAACAAGGAGCGCTACGAGGACTGGCTGGAGCACTTCCGGGATCTGGTGCGCCGGGGGCTGAAGACGCCGCTGACGGTGACGACGGACGGGGCGCCGGGGCTGATCCAGGCGGTGGAAGCCATGTGGCCGGAGGCGGAGCGCATCCGCTGCTGGGTGCACAAGATGCGGAACGTGCTGGACAAGGTGCCGGAGGAGGCGCGGCCCGTGCTCAAGCCCTACCTGGAGGCGATCCGGGACGCACCGGATATCGAGCAGGGCCGGCGGCTGGTGGCCGAGGTGGTGGAGCGGTTCGGGCGGGAGTATCCCTCGGCCATGCGGAGCCTGCAGGAGGACCTGGAAGCGAGCCTGGCGCACCTGCGGCTACCCGCCGCCCACCGCAAGCATGTCCGGACCACCAACCTGGTGGAGCGCAGCTTCGAGGAGGAGCGGCGGCGCGCCAAGGTGATCCCGCGGTTTCGGAGCGAGCGGGAGTGCCTGAAGCTAGTCTTCGCCGTGCTGTGGCGGGCGAGTGAGCGCTGGCGGCGGGTGCAGTTCAGCGAGCACGAACGAAAGCAGCTGGAGCGCTACATCGAGGAGCGGCAACGGCAAAGAGCGGCGCAGAAAGAGGTTTCACCCGCTGCCACCGTGGCATGA
- a CDS encoding FAD-binding oxidoreductase codes for MTGAGRRAGSDPAARLVARLRQAIGDASRVRTGPSERQRHGRDLTVHPPRDPDVVVYPESTAEVRAVLQVAAAERVPVVPFGAGSSLEGHVIPVRGGISLDLTRMDAVLAVDPVGRTVRVQPGLTRSRLNAVLAREGLFFPVDPGADATLGGMAATNASGTNALRYGAMKHQVLGLEVVLPGGAVLRTGTLARRGCPATRSPGAATAGEADEAAPTGAGAAGGHAARRGAPGRSPRRGASVGALPRWDATALFIGSEGTLGVITELELRVYPVPEAVVAARVGFPDLAAAARAAVAIARRCPSATRIELLDERTLVAVNAYRGTAYPARPTLFLEWSGMPAAVAADVERGRAACLDCGGMDFTVERDPAGRARLWDARHHAGLAVTAVAPGRKKLSTDVCVPLSQLPAAIRHARATVDALGFAAGIVAHAGDGNFHVLFAVDPDDPDELRRARQASAAIVRDALARGGTCTGEHGVGLGKRQYLPDEHGPEAVAVMAALKARLDPLGIMNPGKVLP; via the coding sequence GTGACAGGGGCAGGGAGAAGGGCGGGTAGCGATCCTGCGGCGCGCCTGGTCGCGCGGCTGCGGCAGGCCATCGGCGATGCGAGCCGGGTCCGCACGGGTCCGTCGGAACGGCAGCGGCACGGCCGCGATCTGACGGTGCACCCGCCGCGCGACCCGGATGTGGTGGTCTACCCGGAGTCCACCGCCGAGGTGCGCGCGGTGCTCCAGGTGGCGGCGGCCGAGCGGGTGCCGGTGGTCCCCTTCGGCGCCGGCAGCAGCCTGGAGGGCCACGTGATCCCCGTCCGGGGCGGCATCAGCCTCGATCTCACCCGCATGGACGCGGTGCTCGCGGTGGACCCCGTGGGGCGGACGGTGCGGGTCCAGCCGGGCCTGACCCGCTCGCGGCTCAACGCGGTGCTGGCGCGGGAGGGCCTGTTCTTCCCGGTCGACCCCGGCGCCGATGCGACCTTGGGGGGCATGGCCGCCACCAACGCCAGCGGCACCAACGCCCTGCGGTACGGGGCCATGAAGCACCAGGTGCTGGGGCTCGAGGTCGTGCTGCCCGGCGGCGCGGTGCTGCGCACGGGCACGCTGGCCCGGAGGGGATGCCCGGCGACACGGTCGCCGGGTGCGGCCACCGCCGGGGAGGCGGACGAGGCCGCCCCAACCGGGGCCGGCGCGGCGGGCGGGCACGCCGCCCGCCGCGGCGCACCGGGCCGCAGCCCACGCCGAGGCGCCTCCGTGGGGGCCTTGCCCCGGTGGGACGCCACGGCGCTCTTCATCGGTTCCGAGGGGACCCTGGGCGTCATCACCGAGCTGGAGCTGCGGGTCTACCCCGTGCCCGAGGCCGTGGTGGCGGCGCGGGTCGGCTTTCCCGACCTCGCGGCGGCGGCGCGTGCGGCCGTCGCCATCGCGCGCCGTTGCCCGTCGGCCACGCGCATCGAGCTCCTCGACGAGCGCACGCTGGTCGCCGTCAACGCCTATCGCGGGACCGCCTACCCCGCGCGGCCGACGCTCTTCCTGGAGTGGTCGGGGATGCCCGCCGCCGTGGCGGCCGACGTGGAGCGCGGCCGTGCCGCGTGCCTGGATTGCGGGGGGATGGACTTCACGGTGGAGCGCGATCCCGCCGGGCGGGCGCGGCTCTGGGATGCGCGCCACCACGCCGGTCTGGCCGTCACCGCCGTCGCGCCGGGCCGGAAGAAGCTCAGCACCGACGTGTGCGTGCCCCTGTCCCAGCTGCCCGCCGCCATCCGTCACGCCCGGGCCACCGTGGACGCCCTGGGCTTCGCGGCGGGGATCGTCGCCCACGCCGGCGACGGCAACTTCCACGTGCTCTTCGCCGTCGACCCGGACGACCCGGACGAGCTCCGTCGCGCGCGCCAGGCCAGCGCGGCCATCGTGCGCGACGCCCTGGCGCGGGGCGGCACCTGCACGGGCGAGCACGGGGTGGGCCTGGGCAAGCGGCAGTATCTGCCGGACGAACACGGCCCCGAGGCCGTGGCCGTGATGGCTGCCCTCAAGGCGCGTCTCGACCCGCTGGGGATCATGAACCCGGGCAAGGTGTTACCGTAG